From Epinephelus lanceolatus isolate andai-2023 chromosome 5, ASM4190304v1, whole genome shotgun sequence, the proteins below share one genomic window:
- the LOC117253095 gene encoding uncharacterized protein LOC117253095: MLKNVTTDLGSLESPEMNLKQTEAGLGHLRCLISHHHHHHHHHHLLLHYRHPHHHAAEMSKDKNIPEFLMDCVMERLESVGLPEMDLTGVELEKLEMSINEMFKKLTTDLGRYET, encoded by the exons ATGTTGAAGAACGTGACGACGGATCTGGGAAG TTTGGAATCACCTGAGATGAACTTGAAACAAACTGAAGCAGGATTAGGTCATCTACGCTGTTTGatttctcatcatcatcatcatcatcatcatcatcatctccttCTTCATTAtcgtcatcctcatcatcatgcTGCTGAGATGTCCAAGGATAAAAATATCCCAGAGTTCCTGATGGATTGTGTGATGGAGCGTCTTGAAAG TGTGGGTTTGCCTGAGATGGACTTGACAGGGGTGGAGCTGGAAAAG CTTGAGATGTCTATCAACGAGATGTTCAAGAAACTGACAACGGATCTAGGAAGGTATGAAacatga